The proteins below come from a single Papaver somniferum cultivar HN1 chromosome 11, ASM357369v1, whole genome shotgun sequence genomic window:
- the LOC113322215 gene encoding DNA topoisomerase 3-alpha-like has translation MSQRIRRVLNVAEKPSVAKAVSEILSFPRQPSKREGRSRYNKIYEFEYTICGQLCHMSFTSVTGHLMEMDFEERYRKWGSCDPVNLYELPIRKFVPDDKLDIKRTLEEEARRCDWLILWLDCDREGENIAYEVIDVCTAVNNRLQISRAKFSALIVDYIERAVQNLVQPNKNMADAVDARQEIDLRIGASFTRFQTILLKDSFVIDVYDGNDGRNMVLSYGPCQFPTLGFIVERHWEIQAHEPEEFWMINCSHASEDGTSHFNWMRGHLFDYTSAVIAYEMCVQEPTATVVNVKEQRKFKNPPHPLNTIELEKRASRYFRMSSEHTMKVAEDLYQAGFISYPRTETDSFSEKTDLRGIVQQQQGHPVWGTYAQQLLDPGTELWRNPSNGGHDDKAHPPIHPTKFSAGESNWTQDHHRVYELVVRHFLACVSQPAVGAETVVQIDIAGELFSTTGRMIIARNYLDVYRFENWGGSVIPKYVFGQQFMPTSLTLDSGITRPPPLLSEADLLNCMDKAGIGTDATMHDHIKKLLDRCYATKDANMRFSPTTLGEALVMGYDDMGYELWKPDLRAKMELGMKAVSEGRKSKTDVLKDCLEEMETCFRDARLKKEELLKAMGIFFERSNRAGGVDQHIGGEVVRRCPACNESDMVLRQKQDGNFMVGCLGYPQCRNAVWLPGSILEAAVTPQICTSCTPAPVFMIQFKFRRMDIPPNFDANHLGCIGGCDDILRQLRDICGTGSRSSVSSAPTRGNGRTAASNNTQRSNATTSQGPVTCMHCRQTGHSSNECQTRMPRPQASQSRTRNPQRGETSVTCDKCGAPCPLREANTENNRGRKFYSCQSRECNFFKWADSVDTRAGTEDFGSSRSASSNTSSAARRGGRGLGRGRNSGRGGSGSGGRTSRARAAPTGNMFVSASGEPISRGIRCVFCGESHSASDCPTRAVR, from the coding sequence ATGTCTCAACGAATCCGCCGTGTACTTAATGTAGCTGAAAAGCCCTCAGTAGCAAAAGCAGTATCAGAGATTTTATCATTTCCAAGACAACCTAGCAAGAGAGAAGGTCGATCACGTTATAATAAGATATATGAGTTCGAGTATACGATTTGTGGGCAGCTATGTCATATGTCTTTCACATCTGTTACAGGGCAtttaatggaaatggattttgaGGAAAGGTATAGGAAATGGGGGTCATGTGACCCTGTTAATCTTTACGAGCTTCCGATTCGTAAGTTTGTTCCCGATGATAAGCTGGATATTAAGAGAACATTGGAAGAAGAAGCTAGACGCTGTGATTGGCTTATACTGTGGCTTGATTGTGATAGAGAAGGAGAGAATATTGCATATGAAGTTATTGATGTTTGTACTGCTGTAAATAATAGACTTCAGATATCGCGTGCAAAATTCTCTGCTCTCATTGTTGATTATATCGAACGCGCGGTGCAGAATCTTGTACAGCCTAATAAAAATATGGCTGATGCTGTGGATGCTAGGCAAGAGATTGATCTCCGGATCGGTGCATCATTTACTAGGTTTCAGACCATATTGTTGAAGGATTCATTTGTTATTGATGTATATGATGGGAATGATGGTCGTAATATGGTTTTAAGTTATGGTCCTTGTCAGTTCCCCACCTTAGGGTTTATTGTGGAACGTCATTGGGAGATTCAAGCACATGAACCCGAAGAGTTCTGGATGATCAATTGTTCTCATGCTTCTGAAGATGGAACTTCTCATTTCAATTGGATGCGTGGTCATTTGTTCGATTATACCTCTGCTGTTATTGCCTATGAAATGTGTGTGCAGGAACCGACTGCAACTGTAGTGAATGTTAAGGAGCAACGGAAGTTTAAGAATCCTCCACATCCTTTGAATACCATTGAGCTTGAAAAACGTGCATCTCGTTACTTCAGAATGAGCTCTGAACATACAATGAAGGTGGCTGAAGATCTCTACCAAGCTGGTTTCATTAGTTATCCTCGCACAGAAACAGATTCATTCTCTGAAAAGACTGATTTGCGTGGGATTGTGCAACAACAACAAGGGCATCCTGTATGGGGAACATATGCACAACAACTTCTGGATCCTGGGACAGAGCTTTGGAGAAACCCTAGTAATGGTGGACATGATGACAAAGCACATCCACCTATTCATCCAACAAAATTTTCTGCTGGGGAATCAAATTGGACTCAAGACCACCATAGAGTGTATGAGCTTGTCGTCCGCCATTTCCTTGCCTGTGTATCTCAACCTGCTGTGGGAGCTGAAACTGTTGTGCAAATTGATATTGCGGGTGAATTATTTTCTACAACAGGGCGAATGATAATAGCGAGGAACTATTTAGATGTTTACCGATTCGAAAATTGGGGAGGTTCTGTCATCCCAAAATACGTTTTCGGACAACAATTTATGCCGACATCGTTGACTCTTGATTCTGGTATCACAAGGCCACCGCCTCTTTTAAGCGAAGCTGATTTGTTGAACTGCATGGACAAGGCAGGAATTGGTACAGATGCAACTATGCATGACCACATAAAAAAGTTGCTCGATAGGTGTTACGCTACGAAAGATGCTAATATGCGGTTTTCTCCTACAACTCTTGGTGAGGCATTAGTAATGGGATATGATGATATGGGATACGAGCTGTGGAAACCCGACCTTAGAGCAAAAATGGAACTTGGTATGAAAGCAGTGAGTGAAGGGAGAAAAAGTAAAACTGATGTGTTGAAGGATTGTTTGGAGGAAATGGAAACCTGTTTTAGGGATGCAAGGTTAAAGAAAGAAGAACTTTTAAAAGCCATGGGAATCTTTTTTGAAAGGTCTAATCGTGCTGGTGGAGTTGACCAACATATTGGTGGAGAAGTCGTTAGGCGTTGTCCTGCTTGCAATGAATCTGATATGGTACTGAGGCAGAAGCAAGATGGTAACTTCATGGTTGGATGTTTAGGCTACCCACAGTGTAGGAATGCTGTTTGGCTCCCAGGTTCCATATTAGAAGCAGCTGTTACCCCTCAAATCTGTACCTCGTGTACGCCAGCTCCAGTTTTTATGATCCAATTCAAGTTCCGTCGGATGGATATACCACCAAACTTTGATGCCAACCATTTGGGTTGCATTGGTGGCTGCGACGATATACTTAGACAATTGAGAGATATTTGTGGAACAGGTTCGCGCAGCAGTGTTTCTAGTGCTCCAACTAGAGGGAATGGTCGAACTGCAGCTTCTAACAATACTCAAAGATCTAACGCAACAACAAGTCAGGGCCCTGTTACATGTATGCACTGCAGGCAAACAGGACATTCTTCAAATGAGTGCCAAACCAGGATGCCACGTCCCCAAGCTTCTCAGTCTCGCACGAGAAACCCTCAAAGAGGAGAAACTTCAGTAACCTGTGACAAATGTGGAGCTCCATGCCCTTTACGAGAGGCTAATACAGAAAACAACAGGGGAAGAAAGTTTTATTCATGTCAATCTCGTGAGTGCAACTTCTTTAAGTGGGCTGATAGTGTCGATACAAGAGCTGGTACAGAAGATTTTGGCAGCAGTCGATCAGCATCATCTAATACGTCCTCAGCCGCAAGGAGGGGTGGTCGGGGTCTTGGGCGTGGGCGTAACAGTGGCAGGGGTGGTAGCGGTAGTGGGGGTCGGACCAGCAGAGCAAGAGCTGCACCTACAGGTAATATGTTTGTGTCAGCATCTGGTGAACCCATATCTAGAGGTATAAGATGTGTGTTTTGTGGTGAATCGCACTCGGCTAGTGACTGTCCAACACGAGCCGTTAGATAA